A genomic segment from Daphnia carinata strain CSIRO-1 chromosome 1, CSIRO_AGI_Dcar_HiC_V3, whole genome shotgun sequence encodes:
- the LOC130692524 gene encoding sodium-dependent phosphate transport protein 2B-like, translated as MLSKPENLLTNYGATKENGNKLCPETHLGKSSEKINGQNGCDIGRVELGLTRNDSDCSAVNQAAAAECDPWALTDLIDTSEKWSDLDKKTKAIRVAIGVAKIGALLILLFFFVCSLDLLSTAFRLVGGRTTGEIFKQSDLLQNPVVGVMIGILTTVLVQSSSTSSSIIVSMVSANFLTVRCAIPIIMGANIGTSVTNTIVSLTQMGDRNEFRRAFAAATVHDMFNWLSVIILFPVEIISRETFGIGFLEATSESATQHIGSGGPGGGEVKLLNALTEPLSKLIVQIDKGVLEGWSKNDSTYFNSSLIKQYCPVVVNGIKIREPCFFLMKDTGLNDAEVGLILLVVSLSVLCGCLVCIVKVLNSMLKGQIAGVIKRVLNANIPYVPWITGYLAIAIGAIMTFLVQSSSVFTSALTPLVGVGVISLERVYPLTLGSNIGTTTTSVIAALAAPPEQLRYTLQISLCHFIFNVTGIVLFYPVPFTRFPIPMAKCLGETTAKYRWFAIAYLILMFFLLPGIVLALSFAGTITLIAVLAPVVILMTTVVIVSVLQRKMPTVLPVAMRTWKFLPLYMRSLEPFDRLLSSCICCKGSEKNGNGLPAGHSNLGYE; from the exons ATGTTGTCTAAACCGGAAAATCTTCTCACCAACTACGgtgcaacaaaagaaaacgggaaCAAACTTTGCCCG GAAACTCACTTGGGAAAATCAAGCGAGAAAATCAATGGACAAAATGGTTGTGACATTGGCCGCGTTGAGTTGGGTCTTACCCGCAACGATTCTGATTGCTCAGCTGTCAATCAAGCGGCGGCAGCTGAATGCGATCCGTGGGCACTTACGGATTTAATTGACACATCGGAGAAATGGTCAG ATCTggacaagaaaacgaaagccaTACGCGTCGCCATTGGAGTGGCAAAGATTGGAGCTCTTcttattttgcttttcttcttcgtttgttCCCTTGATCTACTCTCGACCGCCTTCCGGCTAGTTGGTGGACGAACCACAG GAGAAATTTTCAAGCAGAGCGATCTATTGCAAAATCCCGTTGTAGGAGTCATGATAGGAATATTAACCACGGTCTTGGTGCAAAGTTCTTCAACTTCATCATCCATTATTGTCAGCATGGTGTCAGCGAACT ttcTCACAGTACGGTGCGCTATTCCCATTATCATGGGTGCAAATATAGGCACCTCGGTAACCAATACCATTGTTTCATTGACCCAAATGGGCGATCGTAACGAATTCCGCAGAGCGTTTGCTGCCGCCACAGTGCAC GACATGTTCAACTGGTTGTCGGTTATCATTCTTTTTCCTGTCGAGATCATATCGC GAGAGACATTTGGAATAGGATTCCTTGAAGCCACGAGTGAATCCGCAACGCAACACATTGGATCTGGTGGTCCAGGAGGCGGTGAGGTCAAGCTTCTGAACGCTCTGACTGAACCGCTTTCTAAGCTTATTGTCCAA ATTGACAAAGGGGTACTCGAAGGCTGGTCGAAAAACGATTCCACGTActttaattcttctttaatCAAACAATACTGCCCGGTTGTGGTCAACGGAATCAAAATCAGAGAACCTT GTTTTTTCCTTATGAAGGACACTGGTTTGAACGATGCAGAAGTTGGATTGATTTTGCTCGTAGTCTCGCTAAGCGTCCTTTGCGGTTGCTTAGTCTGCATTGTCAAAGTGCTCAACTCCATGTTAAAAG GTCAAATCGCTGGCGTCATTAAACGAGTACTCAACGCAAACATACCTTATGTCCCTTGGATTACTGGGTACTTGGCCATTGCAATCGGCGCCATTATGACCTTCTTGGTTCAATCCAGTTCGGTTTTCACATCGGCGCTAACTCCACTAGTCGGCGTGGGCGTCATTTCGCTGGAACGAGTCTACCCGCTCACCTTGGGATCCAACATTGGCACAACAACCACTAGCGTGATAGCCGCGCTTGCCGCCCCACCTGAACAATTACGCTACACCTTGCAGATATCGTTgtgtcattttattttcaacgtGACAGGTATCGTGCTCTTTTATCCAGTCCCGTTCACGCGTTTCCCCATTCCGATGGCTAAATGTTTAGGCGAAACAACGGCCAAGTACCGATGGTTCGCCATCGCGTATCTCATTTTAATGTTCTTCTTATTGCCCGGCATCGTTCTCGCCCTTTCCTTTGCTGGCACAATCACTTTGATCGCTGTTTTAGCTCCCGTTGTCATCTTGATGACAACCGTCGTGATCGTCTCCGTTTTACAACGTAAAATGCCGACTGTGCTACCGGTTGCTATGCGGACCTGGAAATTCCTGCCGCTTTACATGAGGTCCTTAGAACCCTTTGATCGACTCCTATCGAGCTGTATTTGTTGTAAGGGCTCAGAAAAAAACGGCAATGGTCTTCCTGCTGGTCATTCGAATTTAGGGTACGAGTAA